The proteins below come from a single Streptomyces sp. B3I8 genomic window:
- the glgB gene encoding 1,4-alpha-glucan branching enzyme, whose translation MTPRSSSDDSTHQNGAGKNPASGGKKAAAAKKAAGTKSVAKKTVAKKAVAQKAVAQKTVAKKAAATKAVAKKAAAKEAAVVKKTAAKKATPKRTTAKKTASPTKKTAAKKTAAKKAPAVAPPPSGKTPEMPPAPAVTGEVTVSPAVHAEDRARLLAGTHHAPHSVLGAHPVSGGVVFRALRPYARSVTVVTGELRAELHDDGDGFFSGLLPLRDVPEYRLAVAYEGATQETEDAYRFLPTLGEFDLHLIGEGRHEELWRVLGAEPMTHQGVAGTRFSVWAPNARGVRVAGTFNFWDATAFPMRSLGSSGVWELFVPGVGEGELYKFEITRPDGSRSMRADPMARRTEVPPATSSVVTASHHEWDDAEWLARRGERPAHEAPFSVYEVHLPSWRPGLTYRQLAEQLPAYVSDMGFTHVELLPVAEHPFGGSWGYQVTGFYAPTARLGTPDDFKYLIDALHRSGTGVLMDWVPAHFPRDAWALAEFDGRPLYEPADPLRAAHPDWGTLEFDYGRNEVRNFLVANAVYWCEEFHIDGLRVDAVASMLYLDYSREPGQWTPNEHGGRENLDAVAFLQEMNATVYRRCPGVVTVAEESTAWDGVTRATHHQGPGGFGGLGFGLKWNMGWMHDSLDYMSHDPVHRKYHHGEMTFSMVYAYSENYVLPISHDEVVHGKGSLVSKMPGDWWQQRANERAYLGFMWAHPGKQLLFMGQEFAQGAEWSEAHGPDWWLLDPAYGAEPDHRGVRDLVRDLNTVYRRTPALWERDASPDGFSWVVGDAAEDNVFAFLRRDAEGTPLLVVSHFSPVVREDYRLGVPEDIPAWHELLNTDATRYGGSGAHNPDPVKPTPHPWHGRPASLTLTLPPLSTLWLRPA comes from the coding sequence GTGACCCCCCGCTCTTCCTCCGACGACAGCACCCACCAGAACGGCGCCGGCAAGAACCCGGCCAGCGGCGGCAAGAAGGCTGCCGCCGCGAAGAAGGCGGCGGGAACGAAGTCCGTCGCGAAGAAGACAGTGGCCAAGAAAGCAGTGGCCCAGAAGGCAGTGGCCCAGAAGACCGTCGCCAAGAAGGCGGCCGCGACCAAGGCCGTGGCCAAGAAGGCGGCGGCGAAGGAGGCCGCAGTGGTGAAGAAGACGGCCGCGAAGAAGGCCACGCCGAAGAGGACCACCGCGAAGAAGACCGCGTCCCCCACGAAGAAGACGGCGGCCAAGAAGACCGCGGCGAAGAAGGCACCCGCCGTCGCGCCGCCCCCGTCGGGGAAGACACCCGAAATGCCCCCCGCCCCCGCTGTCACCGGCGAGGTGACCGTCTCCCCCGCCGTGCACGCCGAGGACCGCGCCCGTCTGCTGGCCGGTACGCATCACGCCCCGCACTCCGTGCTCGGCGCGCACCCCGTCTCCGGCGGGGTGGTGTTCCGCGCGCTGCGCCCCTACGCGCGGTCCGTCACGGTCGTCACCGGGGAACTGAGGGCCGAGCTCCACGACGACGGCGACGGCTTCTTCTCCGGACTGCTGCCCCTGCGCGACGTACCGGAGTACCGCCTGGCCGTCGCATACGAGGGGGCCACGCAGGAGACGGAGGACGCCTACCGCTTCCTGCCCACGCTCGGCGAGTTCGACCTGCACCTCATCGGCGAGGGCCGGCACGAGGAGCTGTGGCGGGTGCTGGGCGCCGAGCCCATGACGCACCAGGGCGTGGCGGGCACGAGGTTCAGCGTCTGGGCGCCGAACGCGCGCGGCGTGCGCGTGGCGGGGACCTTCAACTTCTGGGACGCCACCGCCTTCCCGATGCGTTCGCTCGGCTCCTCCGGGGTGTGGGAGCTGTTCGTGCCGGGGGTCGGCGAGGGCGAGCTGTACAAGTTCGAGATCACGCGCCCGGACGGGTCCCGGTCGATGCGCGCCGACCCGATGGCCCGCCGTACCGAGGTGCCGCCCGCCACGTCGTCGGTGGTCACGGCCTCGCACCACGAGTGGGACGACGCCGAGTGGCTGGCCCGGCGCGGCGAACGCCCGGCGCACGAGGCCCCGTTCTCGGTCTACGAGGTCCACCTGCCGTCCTGGCGCCCGGGCCTCACCTACCGCCAACTGGCCGAGCAGCTCCCCGCGTACGTGTCCGACATGGGCTTCACGCACGTCGAACTGCTGCCGGTCGCGGAGCACCCCTTCGGCGGCTCCTGGGGCTACCAGGTCACCGGCTTCTACGCGCCCACCGCGCGCCTGGGCACACCCGACGACTTCAAGTACCTGATCGACGCGCTGCACCGGTCCGGGACAGGCGTCCTGATGGACTGGGTGCCGGCCCACTTCCCGCGCGACGCGTGGGCGCTGGCCGAGTTCGACGGCCGCCCGCTGTACGAACCGGCGGACCCGCTGCGCGCGGCCCACCCCGACTGGGGCACCCTCGAGTTCGACTACGGACGCAACGAGGTGCGCAACTTCCTCGTCGCCAACGCCGTGTACTGGTGCGAGGAGTTCCACATCGACGGCCTGCGCGTGGACGCCGTCGCCTCCATGCTCTACCTCGACTACTCGCGCGAGCCGGGCCAGTGGACGCCGAACGAGCACGGCGGCCGGGAGAACCTGGACGCGGTGGCGTTCCTGCAGGAGATGAACGCGACCGTGTACCGGCGGTGCCCCGGCGTCGTGACCGTCGCCGAGGAGTCCACGGCGTGGGACGGCGTCACCCGGGCCACCCACCACCAGGGCCCGGGCGGCTTCGGCGGGCTCGGGTTCGGGCTGAAGTGGAACATGGGCTGGATGCACGACTCGCTCGACTACATGAGTCACGACCCCGTCCACCGCAAGTACCACCACGGCGAGATGACGTTCTCGATGGTGTACGCGTACAGCGAGAACTACGTCCTGCCCATCTCGCACGACGAGGTGGTGCACGGCAAGGGCTCGCTGGTGAGCAAGATGCCGGGCGACTGGTGGCAGCAGCGCGCCAATGAGCGGGCGTACCTGGGCTTCATGTGGGCCCACCCCGGCAAGCAACTCCTCTTCATGGGGCAGGAGTTCGCGCAGGGCGCCGAGTGGTCGGAGGCGCACGGCCCCGACTGGTGGCTGCTCGACCCGGCGTACGGCGCGGAGCCGGACCACCGCGGCGTACGGGACCTGGTGCGCGACCTCAACACGGTCTACCGCCGCACTCCGGCCCTGTGGGAACGGGACGCCTCGCCCGACGGCTTCTCGTGGGTGGTCGGCGACGCGGCGGAGGACAACGTCTTCGCCTTCCTGCGCCGCGACGCGGAGGGCACCCCGCTGCTGGTGGTGTCCCACTTCTCCCCGGTGGTCCGGGAGGACTACCGCCTGGGCGTCCCGGAGGACATACCGGCCTGGCACGAACTCCTCAACACGGACGCGACCCGCTACGGCGGCTCCGGCGCCCACAACCCGGACCCGGTGAAACCGACGCCCCACCCCTGGCACGGCCGCCCCGCCAGCCTCACCCTGACCCTGCCCCCGCTGTCGACACTGTGGCTCCGCCCGGCGTGA
- a CDS encoding maltokinase, whose protein sequence is MPEAVTRATTVTTSPGLLASLDPLLREWLPRQRWFAGKGRPVTGFSLVAATELLPAGSRLGLFHLLVRAHQPTTQGSPTHPGDCYQLLIGVREVLPPRLAPALIGHVEQGPLAGRTVFEALYDTRCADLLLEAIRTRARIGALRFERDARQEIREELVPRVATAEQSNSSIIYGDTFILKLLRRIVPGMNPDLELPLALAREHCPRVPAPTGWLLAELAETAGTADRSGFAAGADPADEPYVLGVLQPFVRGATDGWELALRELAKGEDFAAEARALGRATAEVHTALARALPTVTLGHPQVRPLVDGMTERLEATAQAVPALRPYVPALRSAFDALGDLAAEGRTWTAQRIHGDLHLGQCLRSASGAWSLIDFEGEPSKPLTERRLPQPVARDIAGMLRSFDYAAHSVPSTAARVAAPRTGGDWADACRAAYCTGYGEVAGVDPRTEPVLLRAYETDKAVYEVLYEARHRPDWLPVPMAAVRRLAADASS, encoded by the coding sequence ATGCCGGAAGCCGTCACCCGTGCCACCACCGTCACGACCAGCCCCGGCCTCCTCGCGTCCCTCGATCCGTTGCTGCGCGAGTGGCTGCCGCGGCAGCGCTGGTTCGCGGGCAAGGGCCGCCCCGTCACCGGGTTCTCCCTGGTCGCCGCCACCGAGCTGCTGCCCGCGGGCTCCCGCCTCGGCCTGTTCCACCTCTTGGTCCGCGCCCACCAGCCCACCACCCAGGGCTCCCCCACCCACCCCGGGGACTGCTACCAGCTCCTCATAGGCGTGCGCGAGGTGCTGCCGCCCCGGCTGGCACCCGCGCTGATCGGCCACGTGGAACAGGGTCCGCTCGCCGGACGGACCGTCTTCGAGGCGCTGTACGACACCCGCTGCGCGGACCTGCTGCTGGAGGCGATACGCACCCGGGCCCGCATCGGCGCACTCCGCTTCGAGCGGGACGCGCGCCAGGAGATACGTGAGGAACTCGTACCGCGGGTGGCCACCGCGGAGCAGTCGAACTCCTCGATCATCTACGGAGATACGTTCATCCTGAAGCTGCTGCGGCGCATCGTGCCGGGCATGAACCCCGATCTGGAACTGCCGCTGGCGCTGGCCCGCGAACACTGCCCGCGGGTCCCGGCACCGACCGGCTGGCTGCTGGCGGAACTCGCCGAGACGGCGGGGACGGCGGACCGGTCCGGCTTCGCGGCCGGGGCCGACCCCGCCGACGAACCGTACGTCCTCGGCGTGCTCCAGCCCTTCGTGCGGGGCGCCACCGACGGCTGGGAGCTGGCGCTGCGCGAACTGGCCAAGGGCGAGGACTTCGCCGCCGAGGCGCGGGCGCTGGGCCGGGCCACCGCCGAGGTGCACACCGCGCTGGCCCGCGCGCTGCCCACCGTCACGCTGGGGCATCCGCAGGTGCGGCCACTGGTCGACGGCATGACCGAGCGGCTGGAGGCGACGGCACAGGCGGTGCCCGCGCTGCGGCCGTACGTCCCCGCGCTGCGCTCCGCCTTCGACGCGCTGGGCGACCTCGCGGCCGAGGGACGCACCTGGACCGCGCAGCGCATCCACGGCGATCTGCACCTGGGGCAGTGCCTGCGGTCGGCGTCCGGTGCGTGGTCGCTGATCGACTTCGAGGGCGAGCCGTCCAAGCCGCTCACCGAGCGGCGTCTGCCGCAGCCGGTGGCCCGTGACATCGCCGGGATGCTGCGCTCCTTCGACTACGCCGCCCACTCCGTGCCGTCCACCGCGGCGCGCGTCGCCGCACCGCGTACGGGCGGTGACTGGGCGGACGCCTGCCGGGCCGCCTACTGCACCGGTTACGGGGAGGTGGCGGGCGTGGACCCGCGCACCGAGCCGGTGCTGCTGCGGGCCTACGAGACCGACAAGGCGGTCTACGAGGTCCTCTACGAGGCCCGGCACCGACCGGACTGGCTGCCCGTGCCGATGGCGGCGGTGCGCCGACTGGCCGCCGACGCGTCGTCGTGA
- the treS gene encoding maltose alpha-D-glucosyltransferase produces the protein MIVNEPVPDTFEDTPAKDRDPDWFKRAVFYEVLVRSFQDSDGDGVGDLKGLTAKLDYLQWLGVDCLWLPPFFKSPLRDGGYDVSDYTAVLPEFGDLADFVEFVDAAHQRGMRVIIDFVMNHTSDQHPWFQESRKDPDGPYGDYYVWADDDKQYQDARIIFVDTEASNWTFDPVRKQYYWHRFFSHQPDLNYENPAVQEEMISALRFWLDLGIDGFRLDAVPYLYQEEGTNCENLPATHEFLKRVRKEIDTHYPDTVVLAEANQWPEDVVDYFGDYSTGGDECHMAFHFPVMPRIFMAVRRESRYPVSEILAKTPAIPANCQWGIFLRNHDELTLEMVTDEERDYMWAEYAKDPRMRANIGIRRRLAPLLDNDRNQIELFTALLLSLPGSPILYYGDEIGMGDNIWLGDRDAVRTPMQWTPDRNAGFSSCDPGRLFLPTIMDPVYGYQVTNVEASMSSPSSLLHWTRRMIEIRKQNHAFGLGSYTELSSSNPAVLAFLREHGDDLVLCVHNFSRFAQPTELDLHAFEGRHPVELIGGVRFPAIGQLPYLLTLAGHGFYWFRLRREAG, from the coding sequence ATGATCGTCAATGAGCCCGTCCCGGACACCTTCGAGGACACCCCCGCCAAGGACCGGGACCCGGACTGGTTCAAACGCGCCGTCTTCTACGAGGTCCTGGTCCGCTCCTTCCAGGACAGCGACGGCGACGGCGTCGGCGACCTCAAGGGCCTGACCGCCAAACTCGACTACCTGCAGTGGCTCGGCGTCGACTGCCTGTGGCTGCCGCCCTTCTTCAAGTCCCCGCTCCGCGACGGCGGCTACGACGTCTCCGACTACACCGCCGTCCTGCCCGAGTTCGGGGACCTCGCGGACTTCGTGGAGTTCGTCGACGCCGCGCACCAGCGGGGCATGCGCGTCATCATCGACTTCGTCATGAACCACACCAGCGACCAGCACCCGTGGTTCCAGGAGTCCCGCAAGGACCCCGACGGCCCCTACGGCGACTACTACGTCTGGGCCGACGACGACAAGCAGTACCAGGACGCGCGGATCATCTTCGTCGACACCGAGGCCTCCAACTGGACCTTCGACCCGGTCCGCAAGCAGTACTACTGGCACCGGTTCTTCTCCCACCAGCCGGACCTGAACTACGAGAACCCGGCCGTGCAGGAGGAGATGATCTCCGCACTGCGGTTCTGGCTCGACCTGGGGATCGACGGCTTCCGGCTCGACGCGGTGCCGTACCTCTACCAGGAGGAGGGCACCAACTGCGAGAACCTCCCGGCCACGCACGAGTTCCTCAAGCGGGTGCGCAAGGAGATCGACACCCACTACCCGGACACCGTGGTGCTGGCGGAGGCCAATCAGTGGCCGGAGGACGTGGTCGACTACTTCGGCGACTACAGCACCGGCGGCGACGAGTGCCACATGGCGTTCCACTTCCCCGTCATGCCCCGCATCTTCATGGCCGTCCGCCGCGAATCGCGCTACCCCGTCTCCGAGATCCTCGCCAAGACGCCGGCGATTCCCGCCAACTGCCAGTGGGGGATCTTCCTGCGCAACCACGACGAGCTGACCCTGGAGATGGTCACCGACGAGGAACGCGACTACATGTGGGCCGAGTACGCCAAGGACCCCCGCATGCGCGCCAACATCGGCATCCGCCGGCGGCTCGCACCCCTGCTGGACAACGACCGCAACCAGATCGAACTGTTCACCGCGCTGCTGCTCTCCCTGCCCGGCTCGCCGATCCTGTACTACGGCGACGAGATCGGCATGGGCGACAACATCTGGCTCGGCGACCGCGACGCCGTGCGCACCCCCATGCAGTGGACCCCCGACCGCAACGCCGGGTTCTCCTCCTGCGACCCCGGACGGCTCTTCCTGCCCACGATCATGGACCCCGTCTACGGCTACCAGGTCACCAACGTCGAGGCCTCGATGTCCTCGCCCTCCTCGCTGCTGCACTGGACCCGCCGGATGATCGAGATCCGCAAGCAGAACCACGCCTTCGGCCTCGGCTCCTACACCGAACTGTCCTCCTCCAACCCGGCCGTACTGGCCTTCCTGCGGGAACACGGCGACGACCTCGTCCTGTGCGTGCACAACTTCTCCCGCTTCGCCCAGCCCACCGAACTCGACCTCCATGCCTTCGAAGGACGCCACCCGGTCGAACTGATCGGCGGAGTGCGTTTCCCGGCCATCGGGCAACTGCCGTATTTGTTGACGCTCGCGGGGCACGGGTTCTATTGGTTCCGGCTCCGCAGGGAAGCCGGCTGA
- a CDS encoding alpha-1,4-glucan--maltose-1-phosphate maltosyltransferase, with protein MPATHDPSATPTTGPTGITTAGPPGPGAPPPVATAPGTAPSRADSAPAAPARPGSAPASVSAAAQAVGRIPVLDVAPVVLRGRRPAKAVVGEEFEISATVFREGHDAVAANVVLTDPEGRPGPWTPMRELAPGTDRWGARVSVPAEGRWRYRVEAWGDPVTTWRHHAGIKVPAGQDTELVLEEGARLHERAAEGIAAGIPEEDEEEVGRARDVLRAAVAALRDTARPVASRLAAALTPEVDRVLARHPLRDPVSTSEELELLVERERALFGSWYEFFPRSESGVLDPTVHGTFRTAAERLPAIADMGFDVVYLPPIHPIGTTFRKGPNNTLSAGPDDVGVPWAIGSPEGGHDAVNPALGTLDDFDAFVARAGELGLEVALDFALQCSPDHPWVEKHPEWFHHRSDGSIAYAENPPKKYQDIYPIAFDADMDGLVAETVRVLRHWMDHGVRIFRVDNPHTKPVVFWERVIGEINGRDPDVLFLAEAFTRPAMMHTLGAVGFQQSYTYFTWRTTKEELTEYLTELSGEAAAYMRPNFFANTPDILHAYLQHGGRPAFAVRAVLAATLSPTWGIYSGYELCENTPLRPGSEEYLDSEKYQLRPRDWAAAAREGRSIAGLVTELNAIRRRSPALRQLRDLHFHHADKEEVLVYSKQRGANTVLVVVNLDPFHTQEATVSLDMPQLGLDWHEAVPVRDELTGDTYSWGRANYVRLEPGDRPAHVLTVLRPSSPQIGGSPTP; from the coding sequence ATGCCCGCCACGCACGACCCGTCGGCAACCCCGACCACCGGCCCCACCGGCATCACCACCGCCGGCCCACCGGGCCCGGGAGCACCCCCACCGGTCGCCACCGCGCCCGGGACGGCCCCCTCGCGCGCCGATTCCGCCCCGGCCGCCCCCGCGCGCCCCGGTTCGGCTCCGGCCTCCGTATCCGCCGCCGCCCAGGCCGTCGGGCGCATCCCCGTCCTGGACGTGGCGCCGGTCGTCCTGCGCGGCCGGCGCCCGGCCAAGGCCGTGGTCGGGGAGGAGTTCGAGATCTCGGCCACCGTCTTCCGTGAAGGCCACGACGCCGTCGCCGCCAACGTCGTCCTGACGGACCCGGAGGGCCGTCCGGGTCCCTGGACCCCGATGCGCGAGCTCGCCCCCGGCACGGACCGCTGGGGCGCCCGCGTGTCGGTTCCGGCCGAGGGCCGCTGGAGGTACCGGGTGGAGGCGTGGGGCGACCCGGTCACCACCTGGCGGCACCACGCCGGCATCAAGGTGCCCGCAGGTCAGGACACGGAATTGGTCCTGGAGGAGGGTGCGCGACTCCACGAGCGGGCCGCCGAGGGCATAGCCGCCGGCATACCGGAGGAGGACGAGGAGGAGGTGGGCCGGGCCCGCGACGTGCTGCGTGCCGCCGTGGCCGCCCTGCGCGACACCGCCCGCCCGGTCGCCTCCCGGCTCGCGGCGGCACTCACCCCCGAGGTGGACCGGGTACTGGCCCGACACCCGCTGCGGGACCCCGTCAGCACCTCGGAGGAGCTCGAACTGCTGGTCGAGCGGGAGCGGGCGCTGTTCGGCTCCTGGTACGAGTTCTTCCCGCGCAGCGAGAGCGGGGTCCTGGACCCCACGGTGCACGGCACGTTCCGCACGGCCGCCGAGCGGCTTCCGGCCATCGCGGACATGGGCTTCGACGTCGTCTACCTCCCGCCCATCCACCCCATCGGCACCACCTTCCGCAAGGGCCCCAACAACACTCTGTCCGCCGGCCCGGACGACGTGGGCGTACCGTGGGCGATCGGCTCTCCGGAGGGCGGGCACGACGCCGTCAATCCGGCGCTCGGCACCCTGGACGACTTCGACGCCTTCGTCGCCCGTGCCGGGGAACTGGGCCTGGAAGTGGCCCTGGACTTCGCGTTGCAGTGTTCGCCGGACCATCCGTGGGTGGAGAAGCACCCGGAGTGGTTCCACCACCGCAGCGACGGGTCGATCGCGTACGCGGAGAACCCGCCGAAGAAGTACCAGGACATCTATCCGATCGCGTTCGACGCGGACATGGACGGGCTGGTCGCGGAGACGGTGCGGGTGCTGCGGCACTGGATGGACCACGGGGTGCGGATCTTCCGGGTGGACAACCCGCACACCAAGCCGGTGGTGTTCTGGGAGCGGGTGATCGGGGAGATCAACGGCCGGGATCCGGACGTGCTCTTCCTGGCGGAGGCGTTCACGCGTCCGGCGATGATGCACACCCTGGGCGCGGTCGGCTTCCAGCAGTCGTACACGTACTTCACCTGGCGCACCACCAAGGAGGAGCTGACGGAGTACCTCACCGAACTCTCCGGTGAGGCGGCCGCGTACATGCGGCCCAACTTCTTCGCCAACACCCCCGACATCCTGCACGCCTACCTCCAGCACGGCGGCCGCCCCGCCTTCGCCGTCCGCGCGGTCCTCGCCGCCACCCTCTCCCCCACCTGGGGCATCTACAGCGGCTACGAACTGTGCGAGAACACCCCCCTGCGCCCGGGCAGCGAGGAGTACCTCGACAGCGAGAAGTACCAGCTGCGGCCCCGCGACTGGGCCGCCGCCGCACGCGAGGGCCGCAGCATCGCCGGGCTGGTCACGGAACTGAACGCGATACGGCGGCGCAGCCCGGCCCTCCGGCAACTGCGCGACCTGCACTTCCATCACGCCGACAAGGAGGAGGTCCTCGTCTACTCGAAGCAGCGCGGAGCGAACACGGTTCTGGTGGTCGTGAACCTGGACCCGTTCCACACCCAGGAGGCGACGGTGTCGTTGGACATGCCGCAGCTCGGTCTCGACTGGCACGAGGCGGTGCCGGTGCGTGACGAGCTCACCGGCGACACCTATTCCTGGGGCAGGGCCAATTACGTGCGTCTGGAGCCGGGCGACAGGCCGGCACACGTGCTGACCGTCCTGCGACCGTCCTCACCGCAGATCGGAGGGTCACCCACACCATGA